In Candidatus Neomarinimicrobiota bacterium, the genomic window GTCAAATCATCCTTCATGAGCTCATAACGAATAGTGGTCGCAGGGTTAAATGGATTGGGATAATTATTGTAAAGCCTGTACTCGAACGGTAATTGAGGATCATCACCCGTAACGGATACTTCAGGACTGTACTCATAACTCCCACTATAGTCCAACTGCTTGAGTCGGTACTTCAATTCTCTGTCCTGGCCAACAGCTCTATCTGTATATGAATATTTAGAAGTGGTAGTGACACTACCGTTACCTTCCACAAAGCCAATCCTGGTCCAGTCTTTGGTACCGGCATGGATACGTTCTACCTCAAAGCCATAGTTCTCAACTTCCGAAGCAGTCTCCCACTTAAGGATAATATCCTGTTTGTCTCTCGATGCAGTAAAGCTCACCAACTCAACCGGCAGTGAGGCATCACCCCGGGATGAAGATTCGAAGAGCATCTTGACCACATCGTCCACATTCCTTGTATTTGTGGAACCACTGGTCAAGACAAAATTGATCTGGGAGCCATTTGAAGTGAATGTGATCTTGGAGATATCATCCAGCTCTGCGTGTTCATAGCCCGAGCTGAACTCAACATTCAGGTAGTCCGTTCCCCACACTTGTGAAATGATCAGAATAAATAGTAGGCTAAACCTTCTCATCTCCCCTCCTGCATTGACGTATGCCAACATTTTTAGAATGCAATAAAGTACTTGTTATAAGCGCGTGAAACAAGTTGCAATTATACTAGGCGCTGAGATAGCCCAGCTGATTTATGTGGACGGGATAGAATATTAAGTATTCCTATTCCACATTCTCATTTGTTATCTGGATACAAGTCGTGACACACATACTCCACCGGTCAACTTGCTTGTGTTTTTCAATGTTTGATAGACACTTACACATATACTGCACACGCTAAACCCCACACTCCTGTAACACACTGACACACAGCCACTTACAAAACCCGACAATGGGACTGAAAATCCCCGTGTCAGAATCATACTTTCTCTGCTACTGGTCTAATAATGCAGAATATTAAGTAACGAATATCCAATGTTAGGGTAATTCAATCACAATTCAACCTATCTCCTCCCCCACCCAACGTCTCACATCTCCATCGCGCATGATCAAGCCTTTGCGCTCGGCATAATTAAGCATGGGTAATAGAAATTTTCGGGTAGAGGGGATAATTTCCCGGGATTGGGCAACGGTAAGTTCGGGTTGGGAGCGAAACCACTTGCGTAATTCTGTGGTGAAATGCTCCACCTGGTTTTTTAAAAGATAAATATCCTTGTCAATACGGATCAAATCACCATGCTGGATCATCCACTGCAGAATGGACTGCCCTTGAGCATCCAGATCACTTTTGAATTCGGTCAGGGCCGGAGGAGAATAGTTGGCCTCCTCAAAGACTTTGACAATGCCCTGCTTAACTACTTCATCAGCCTCATCCAGGGTACCTTGATGACCTGACAACTGCCAGAGATCACCCTGATTCTTAAGAGTTCCAGCGGCCAAAGCGGCTGCCATGACAAACTCACGGAGAGCAGGAGTAATGGTGGTCAGTTGCTCACGGGGCAAGCCCTTGCCAAGAGGGTGTTCCTGATGGTAGGCTTCCAGGGCAACGCTGATCTGGGTCAGAACTGTCTCAAAGGTCTCTGCTTTGATATAGCGCTCCAGATGGGACTTGAAGGACTCCGATCTCTGGAGCAAAGTATGCAATTTAGATTCACCCATGCTGAACAATCTGGCCAGCTCCCGGCGGGTCAGGGATCTTTGGAAAAAGTCCAATGCAGACGAGATCAACTCAAGATTGCTTTCTGAATTTAGGACTCGAAGCTGGGACAGACGTTTATCCTGTTTTTTGAGACGCTGAGGTACTGCCCAGTAGAGTTCAGCACCTCCCAGGGTAAATTCTGGAGAAAGAAATCGAATAACCACCTTTTCTTTAAACCCAGCCGAGATGGGTTCTTCGAAAAAGAATTGAGCCAGCATACTGGTACCTGGTTCACACTGATTTGCCTCCAGCAAATGGATCCGGGCTTCCCGCTTGCCGGTTCCCACATGGATATGAACGCGATCGGCTTCTTTGACAGCTCGTTGCCAATGCGGTAGAACGG contains:
- the selB gene encoding selenocysteine-specific translation elongation factor translates to MQKVIGLAGHIDHGKTALVKALTGVDTDRLEEEKRRGVTIDIGIAFYSDDVTFIDVPGHEKFIKNMVTGVSTVDAALLVIAADDGVMPQTREHLDILHLLGVRRLLVALNKSDLVEAEWLELVTEEIGTFLTERGYPGTTIMPVSAVTGEGIEDLRSSLDACISSIKDQDRQGVFRLPIDRVFSVKGFGTVVTGTVLSHELRKGQSVELFPQESVFTVRGLQSHHQDVDKIKFGDRGAINLGGASVEELGRGAFLGSPGMFQTGASWVGLFSVLPHWQRAVKEADRVHIHVGTGKREARIHLLEANQCEPGTSMLAQFFFEEPISAGFKEKVVIRFLSPEFTLGGAELYWAVPQRLKKQDKRLSQLRVLNSESNLELISSALDFFQRSLTRRELARLFSMGESKLHTLLQRSESFKSHLERYIKAETFETVLTQISVALEAYHQEHPLGKGLPREQLTTITPALREFVMAAALAAGTLKNQGDLWQLSGHQGTLDEADEVVKQGIVKVFEEANYSPPALTEFKSDLDAQGQSILQWMIQHGDLIRIDKDIYLLKNQVEHFTTELRKWFRSQPELTVAQSREIIPSTRKFLLPMLNYAERKGLIMRDGDVRRWVGEEIG